A portion of the Fulvia fulva chromosome 1, complete sequence genome contains these proteins:
- a CDS encoding K(+)/H(+) antiporter 1, which produces MASLTATVTEVVTQTVNATAAMASATSTNRATPQGGILEGANPTHYDSKNPVILFIIQAGIIIIFCRLLHWPLGMIRQPRVIAEVIGGILLGPSVMGRIPGFTDAIFPAASIPNLNNVANLGLILFLFMVGLEVDLRYFVANWRIALSVGAAGMALPFGLGCAIAWGLYNEFSDEPNTVPIAFGTYMLFIGIAIAITAFPVLCRILTELKLLSTKVGLITLAAGVSNDVVGWILLALCVALVNAGSGLTALWVVLVTVGYAAFLFMAVKPVFHWYLRRNRALSDGPSQSVIVVTLLIALGSSFFTGVIGVHAIFGAFMAGLICPHEGGFAIKLTEKIEDLISALFLPLYFALSGLSTNIGLLDNGITWAYVIGVIAVAFVAKFVGGTLGARVNGLVWRESFTIGALMSCKGLVELIVLNIGLQARILSIRTFTIFVVMALVTTFATTPLVQVLYPEWYQRKLEAWRRGEIDWDTGKPLQDAGHDYDSIGEQKAEFHHVRNLMVYLRLDNMPTLLAFISLLGNKSTELTPKLHPSKAQSQEEITTTDKVKSVTVHGVRLVELTERGSAVMQVSEIDEYSAFDPILNAFRVLGQLFNLAVSGEVAVIPEASFADTLLNKAVEEASDLLLIPWSETGTLSEKQTVSNDNVKNKLTSDQYSAFVSEALRSTQSNTAVFINKGFSGTLKTRSNTLERTLSHLSVRSGREQTLLSVDRSHHIFMPFFGVSGDDRIALRIVLQLAENPTVTATVVHYETPDDTQPSVTTEAKQPQSQAVSGRSSDYATLFASIQRSIPANIAPRVVFESVHSTSPLEDALSKAQGEVSQNPKNGGDIVVVGRHIDHFRRTGSAPDCLGAAADTFAASGIRASLLVVQAKGTGLE; this is translated from the exons ATGGCATCTTTAACAGCCACGGTCACGGAAGTGGTCACCCAGACCGTCAATGCCACAGCAGCAATGGCTAGCGCCACCAGCACGAACCGGGCTACACCCCAAGGCGGTATCCTCGAGGGCGCCAATCCAACACACTATGACTCCAAG AATCCGGTGATCCTCTTCATCATCCAGGCTGGCATAATCATCATCTTCTGCCGCCTGCTACACTGGCCTTTGGGCATGATTCGACAGCCTCGAGTGATTGCCGAAGTCATTGGCGGCATCCTCCTAGGGCCGTCCGTAATGGGACGTATACCTGGCTTCACCGATGCCATATTCCCAGCCGCTTCGATTCCGAACCTGAACAACGTCGCGAACCTTGGCCTCATACTTTTCCTGTTCATGGTGGGACTCGAGGTGGACTTGAGATATTTTGTGGCCAACTGGAGAATTGCATTGAGTGTGGGAGCAGCCGGGATGGCATTGCCCTTTGGGCTGGGTTGTGCAATAGCTTGGGGTCTGTACAACGAGTTCAGCGACGAACCAAATACGGTGCCCATTGCTTTCGGCACGTACATGTTGTTCATTGGTATCGCAATTGCTATCACG GCATTCCCAGTACTCTGTCGCATTCTGACCGAATTAAAACTTTTGAGCACCAAGGTGGGCTTGATCACGCTAGCAGCGGGCGTTAGCAACGATGTTGTGGGCTGGATCCTCCTCGCCCTATGTGTGGCACTTGTCAATGCTGGCAGTGGCCTCACGGCCCTTTGG GTCGTGCTGGTAACAGTAGGCTACGCAGCCTTCCTCTTCATGGCTGTCAAACCAGTGTTCCACTGGTACTTGCGTCGCAATCGCGCACTATCAGATGGGCCATCACAATCGGTCATTGTGGTAACGCTGCTCATTGCCCTAGGCTCCTCGTTCTTCACGGGCGTTATCGGCGTACATGCCATCTTTGGCGCCTTCATGGCCGGTCTGATCTGCCCTCACGAAGGTGGTTTCGCCATCAAGCTGACAGAGAAGATCGAGGATCTTATCAGTGCGTTGTTCCTGCCGTTGTACTTTGCGCTCTCGGGTCTGTCGACCAACATTGGACTCCTCGACAACGGCATCACCTGGGCGTATGTGATTGGAGTCATTGCTGTTGCATTCGTGGCCAAGTTCGTGGGAGGTACGCTCGGCGCAAGAGTCAATGGCCTCGTATGGCGCGAGAGCTTCACGATTGGAGCTCTGATGTCTTGCAAAGGCCTGGTCGAGCTAATCGTCCTCAACATTGGACTGCAAGCACGTATCCTCAGCATTCGGACTTTTACCATCTTCGTTGTGATGGCCTTGGTCACAACGTTTGCAACGACACCGCTAGTTCAAGTCTTGTACCCCGAGTGGTATCAGCGCAAGCTAGAGGCATGGAGACGTGGCGAGATTGACTGGGACACCGGCAAACCACTGCAAGATGCAGGACATGATTACGACAGTATTGGAGAACAGAAGGCAGAGTTCCACCACGTGCGAAACCTCATGGTCTATCTACGCCTGGACAACATGCCAACTCTGCTTGCATTCATCTCGCTGCTTGGGAACAAGTCTACTGAGCTTACGCCCAAACTTCACCCTTCCAAGGCACAGTCTCAGGAAGAGATCACGACGACCGACAAAGTGAAGAGCGTGACGGTGCACGGTGTGCGTTTAGTCGAGCTCACTGAACGTGGCTCAGCGGTCATGCAAGTGTCAGAGATCGACGAGTATTCAGCATTCGACCCTATCTTGAATGCGTTCCGGGTGCTGGGCCAGCTCTTCAACCTGGCAGTCTCTGGCGAAGTAGCGGTCATTCCAGAAGCAAGCTTCGCCGATACACTTTTGAACAAAGCCGTCGAGGAAGCTTCAGACCTCCTGCTCATCCCTTGGAGCGAGACTGGCACGCTGAGCGAAAAGCAGACGGTATCCAACGACAACGTCAAAAACAAGCTTACCAGTGACCAGTACAGTGCCTTTGTCAGTGAGGCACTGAGGTCAACACAGTCGAATACAGCCGTCTTCATCAACAAAGGCTTCTCCGGGACTCTCAAGACACGCTCAAATACACTTGAGCGAACATTGAGTCACCTGAGCGTGCGCAGTGGACGTGAGCAAACACTGTTGAGCGTCGATCGAAGCCACCATATCTTCATGCCATTCTTTGGCGTCAGCGGCGACGATCGCATAGCACTGCGGATAGTGCTACAGCTCGCGGAGAATCCAACAGTAACAGCGACGGTTGTTCATTACGAAACGCCTGATGATACCCAGCCATCAGTTACGACGGAGGCTAAGCAGCCACAATCGCAGGCCGTGTCCGGCCGCTCAAGCGATTACGCGACATTGTTTGCAAGCATACAACGATCTATACCAGCCAACATCGCTCCGAGGGTGGTCTTTGAGTCTGTGCACAGCACGAGTCCGCTGGAAGATGCATTGTCCAAAGCGCAGGGGGAAGTCTCACAGAACCCCAAGAATGGCGGAGACATCGTCGTGGTTGGTCGACACATCGATCACTTCAGACGTACTGGCAGTGCGCCGGATTGTCTTGGAGCGGCCGCAGATACGTTTGCGGCAAGCGGCATCAGGGCAAGTTTGCTGGTTGTACAGGCCAAGGGCACCGGGCTAGAATAG
- a CDS encoding Triacylglycerol lipase 4, whose translation MDLLLGSRLVESTRCDHVATKQRATRDEASERSKDARASSSRRRGYATSLARPIRLANGLLATAYNIRQQWDGSGDRAEQAKRRELMHMQDADTAAQWRTAADKLDILEGNHYWKFDETSDECNMDLIRLRLDHLKKANHEGNMDEMLHQIRNALKRDLGGMGNVRLFQHSLVGTKHLIEEYTEVVKYTIERIAMFCETADAPTVNRYLDTMKAARQSFGSTALMLSGGGTLGMCHIGVVKCLLEEGLLPRVVCGSSAGSIVGSVLCTQKTSAISAKLDELCKGDLSVFQGADEWQGVPGMAINILKGDPAFDVSNLCRVMRSLLGNITFKEAYNLTGMVLNIHVSCRDKHNLPRLLNHVTAPNVIIWSAVASSCSLPLVFEPPGLRAKHPETGEVEAWGHSDHKWIDGSIEGDLPAQTLERLFNVNNFIASQVNPHVAAFLPKEGEAPSFVRRSLTVSQANLIYLLDNVMDRGWDSFPVKMAHAVLSQKYDGDVTILPNISWVPWLQVLANPNHEFMMRATREGEQATWPKLDRIHNSVAIELSLEEGIRHIQTMQVAGIRPDGARLRRVPSSTRSERGLSHVRRRRGGPGGLNIISRLPRGRGNLHRSIKSMIEGPTLTPALLAGQSTSDHVLSSSDEIPSGQSSPLTSYDEKDSHYDDDGDDTSDIMEPTEHERKMLAFLSQPASPSISMKAFWGTDAQRPPAPSSPEIKKAMTGLQMSMIMPEWKKSRHH comes from the coding sequence ATGGATTTGCTACTAGGGTCGCGCTTGGTGGAGTCGACGAGATGCGACCATGTTGCCACGAAGCAGCGTGCGACAAGAGATGAGGCGAGCGAGAGATCTAAGGATGCCCGAGCGTCGTCCTCTCGGCGTCGTGGTTACGCGACATCGCTCGCAAGGCCCATCCGGCTGGCAAATGGTCTCCTGGCAACGGCATACAACATTCGCCAGCAGTGGGATGGCTCAGGCGATCGGGCTGAGCAAGCCAAACGCAGGGAGCTTATGCACATGCAAGATGCGGACACTGCGGCACAATGGAGGACAGCAGCGGACAAGCTGGACATATTGGAGGGCAACCATTACTGGAAGTTTGACGAGACTTCCGACGAGTGTAACATGGACTTGATCCGGCTTCGTCTGGACCATCTCAAGAAGGCAAACCACGAGGGGAACATGGATGAGATGCTACATCAGATACGCAATGCCTTGAAACGGGACCTGGGTGGTATGGGCAACGTGCGTCTATTCCAGCACAGTCTTGTCGGCACCAAGCATTTGATCGAGGAGTATACCGAGGTCGTCAAGTACACTATCGAGAGAATTGCCATGTTCTGCGAGACAGCCGATGCACCTACTGTGAATCGCTATCTGGACACCATGAAGGCAGCACGGCAGTCTTTCGGCAGCACTGCACTGATGTTGTCGGGAGGTGGAACGCTCGGAATGTGTCATATCGGAGTTGTCAAGTGCCTTCTTGAGGAAGGTCTCCTACCGCGTGTTGTTTGCGGTTCCTCTGCAGGAAGCATCGTTGGCTCCGTCCTCTGCACACAAAAGACAAGTGCCATTTCAGCCAAGCTTGACGAGCTGTGCAAGGGTGATTTGAGTGTCTTCCAGGGAGCGGATGAATGGCAAGGCGTTCCGGGAATGGCCATCAATATTCTCAAAGGTGACCCGGCATTCGATGTCAGCAACTTGTGTCGGGTTATGAGAAGTCTTTTGGGCAACATCACCTTCAAAGAAGCATACAACCTGACAGGAATGGTTCTGAACATCCATGTTTCGTGTCGCGACAAACACAATTTACCACGGCTACTGAATCATGTGACTGCGCCGAATGTGATTATCTGGTCCGCGGTGGCTTCGTCTTGCTCTCTACCTCTGGTGTTCGAACCTCCGGGATTGCGAGCGAAGCATCCAGAGACTGGCGAGGTAGAAGCGTGGGGACATTCGGATCACAAGTGGATCGACGGATCCATCGAGGGGGACTTACCAGCGCAAACGCTTGAAAGGCTCTTCAACGTGAACAACTTCATCGCGTCACAAGTCAACCCTCATGTTGCAGCTTTCTTGCCCAAAGAAGGAGAGGCACCGAGCTTTGTGCGCAGAAGCTTGACAGTATCACAGGCAAACCTGATCTACTTGCTTGACAACGTCATGGATCGGGGATGGGATTCTTTCCCCGTCAAGATGGCACACGCTGTGCTAAGTCAAAAGTACGATGGTGATGTTACCATTCTGCCCAATATCTCGTGGGTACCATGGCTACAGGTACTAGCCAACCCTAATCATGAGTTCATGATGAGGGCGACGCGCGAAGGAGAGCAGGCAACTTGGCCTAAGCTCGATCGAATTCACAACTCTGTGGCGATCGAACTTTCCCTAGAGGAAGGCATTCGCCACATTCAGACCATGCAGGTTGCGGGTATCAGACCAGATGGCGCACGCTTAAGACGTGTACCTTCATCAACACGATCAGAGCGTGGGCTGTCCCATGTTCGGCGGAGAAGAGGTGGCCCAGGAGGACTCAACATCATATCACGGTTGCCTCGAGGCCGCGGGAACCTGCACCGTTCCATCAAATCCATGATAGAAGGGCCTACACTTACGCCTGCGCTCTTAGCAGGTCAGAGCACCAGCGACCACGTCCTATCTTCTTCTGACGAAATACCATCAGGACAATCGTCACCCTTGACATCCTACGATGAGAAAGACTCCCACTACGACGACGATGGTGATGACACGTCCGACATCATGGAGCCCACAGAGCATGAGCGCAAGATGCTTGCTTTCCTTTCGCAACCAGCCTCGCCAAGTATAAGTATGAAGGCTTTCTGGGGCACCGATGCACAACGACCACCTGCGCCCAGCTCTCCTGAGATCAAGAAAGCAATGACAGGCTTGCAGATGTCCATGATAATGCCGGAATGGAAGAAGTCACGACATCACTAA